Proteins encoded in a region of the Roseateles sp. SL47 genome:
- the cysQ gene encoding 3'(2'),5'-bisphosphate nucleotidase CysQ, which produces MGQINEDQWIERLLAIVRMAGEAVLSIYRAGPGVVSHKADQSPLTEADLASHRILSTELAGLLPDCAVVSEECDASQSHRCGSGRFWLIDPLDGTKEFIARSGEFTVNVALIENGRSVFGVVDAPAMDTIYWGGAGFGAWRRVGAETSCIRVAVDPAVSVCRVVASKSHLNDDTRAFIDRLGAVSLVQAGSSLKICRVAEGMADVYPRLSPTCEWDVAAAQAVLEGAGGAVLDLQGAPLRHGKADVLNPSFVAVRDAALMPR; this is translated from the coding sequence ATGGGACAGATCAATGAAGACCAGTGGATCGAGAGGCTGCTGGCCATTGTGAGAATGGCCGGCGAGGCCGTGCTGAGCATCTACCGCGCCGGACCGGGAGTGGTCAGCCACAAAGCGGACCAGAGCCCGCTGACCGAGGCAGATCTGGCCTCTCACCGGATACTTTCCACTGAACTGGCGGGGCTGCTGCCGGATTGCGCGGTCGTGTCCGAGGAGTGTGACGCCTCGCAGTCGCATCGCTGCGGGTCGGGGCGATTCTGGTTGATCGATCCGCTGGACGGAACCAAGGAGTTCATCGCCCGCAGTGGAGAGTTCACAGTGAATGTCGCGCTGATCGAAAACGGCCGTAGCGTGTTCGGTGTGGTTGATGCACCCGCAATGGACACGATCTATTGGGGGGGGGCGGGCTTTGGTGCCTGGCGCCGTGTGGGCGCAGAAACCAGCTGCATCCGGGTGGCCGTGGATCCGGCCGTTTCCGTCTGCCGCGTGGTCGCCAGCAAGAGCCACCTCAATGACGACACGCGCGCATTCATTGACCGCTTGGGCGCGGTCAGCCTGGTCCAGGCGGGCAGTTCGCTCAAGATCTGCCGCGTGGCAGAGGGCATGGCGGACGTCTACCCCCGGCTCTCGCCGACCTGCGAGTGGGATGTTGCTGCTGCTCAGGCGGTGCTGGAGGGAGCGGGCGGCGCGGTGCTGGATTTGCAGGGGGCTCCGCTGCGTCATGGAAAGGCAGACGTGCTCAATCCGTCATTCGTGGCGGTGCGAGATGCGGCACTGATGCCGCGGTGA
- a CDS encoding cyclic peptide export ABC transporter, giving the protein MLAYLIQKSRYLLWAAGLTSVVAGVCSVLLVAQINAALTQNGATELSTLAWRFAAVALGAMVSQMVASVLFERLSQRAHAELRQFISARALAADFRKMEELGGPRVLSALSEHSARVAEFFVSFPTILVNAIIVLGCMVYLAWLSWTVFAAAVLVIGLGSAGYHLAHLRAIRHLDVASKEQDRLFDHFRSLVEGAKELRLNAAKRARFAELVLGRSIETVRRERATGMSVFVLSASWGNFLIYGFIGLVLFVLVGDVPDRARVMTGFALVFVYMVAPLETLLMCLPKANLARVSGARIDELTEQLERIEAEVAAPPVPAFEGLALAGVRHQYFHEGANEVFALGPVQLDFRPGQITFLVGGNGSGKTTLAKLLVGLYRPEGGQVLLNGAVVDDGNRDAYRQCFSAIFSDFHLFEQLLDGGSADLDERGNRLLSKLLLDHKVQVKEGAFTTRQLSQGQRKRLALVVSYLEDRPFLVFDEWAADQDPVFKEVFYRELLPELRARGKCVLVISHDDRYFHLADRVVRMEDGQVVAVEKEPGAGAPHREAAPDRIQTSLAV; this is encoded by the coding sequence GTGCTGGCTTATCTGATTCAAAAGTCCCGCTACCTGCTCTGGGCCGCCGGCCTGACCAGCGTGGTGGCAGGTGTCTGCAGTGTGTTGCTGGTGGCGCAGATCAACGCGGCCTTGACCCAAAACGGGGCGACTGAGTTGTCCACCCTGGCCTGGCGATTCGCTGCGGTCGCGCTGGGGGCGATGGTCAGCCAGATGGTGGCTTCGGTGCTGTTCGAGCGCCTGAGCCAGCGGGCCCATGCGGAGTTGCGCCAGTTCATTTCGGCCCGAGCGCTGGCGGCCGATTTCAGAAAGATGGAAGAACTGGGTGGGCCGCGGGTGCTGTCGGCGCTGTCTGAACACAGCGCGCGGGTGGCGGAGTTCTTCGTGAGTTTCCCGACCATCCTGGTCAACGCCATCATCGTGCTGGGGTGCATGGTGTATCTGGCTTGGCTCTCCTGGACCGTGTTTGCCGCAGCAGTGCTGGTGATCGGGCTCGGCTCGGCGGGTTATCACCTGGCCCATCTGCGGGCCATCCGCCACCTCGACGTCGCGTCGAAGGAACAGGACCGGCTGTTCGACCACTTCCGCTCGCTGGTCGAAGGGGCGAAGGAACTGCGCTTGAATGCCGCCAAGCGGGCGCGCTTTGCAGAGCTGGTGCTGGGGCGCTCCATTGAGACCGTACGGCGGGAACGGGCCACCGGCATGTCGGTGTTCGTCCTGTCAGCCTCCTGGGGCAACTTCCTGATCTACGGGTTCATCGGGTTGGTGCTGTTTGTGCTGGTGGGAGACGTGCCGGATCGGGCGCGGGTGATGACCGGGTTTGCGCTGGTGTTCGTCTACATGGTGGCACCGCTGGAGACCCTGCTGATGTGCCTGCCAAAGGCCAATCTGGCACGTGTCTCTGGCGCCCGCATTGACGAACTGACGGAACAGCTGGAACGCATCGAGGCGGAAGTCGCTGCGCCGCCTGTCCCCGCCTTCGAAGGGCTGGCCTTGGCAGGCGTGCGTCATCAGTATTTTCATGAAGGTGCCAACGAGGTGTTTGCGCTGGGCCCGGTGCAGCTGGATTTCCGGCCTGGGCAGATCACCTTCCTGGTGGGCGGCAACGGCAGCGGCAAGACCACGCTGGCCAAACTGCTGGTGGGGCTGTATAGGCCGGAGGGTGGGCAGGTGCTTCTGAACGGTGCCGTGGTGGATGATGGAAACCGCGATGCCTATCGCCAATGCTTCAGTGCCATCTTTTCGGACTTCCACCTGTTCGAGCAGTTGCTGGACGGTGGCTCGGCCGACCTGGACGAACGCGGCAACCGTCTGCTGAGCAAGCTGCTGCTGGATCACAAGGTGCAGGTCAAAGAGGGGGCGTTCACGACCCGGCAGCTGTCTCAAGGGCAGCGCAAGCGGCTGGCGCTGGTGGTGAGCTATTTGGAGGACCGGCCGTTCCTGGTCTTCGATGAATGGGCGGCGGACCAGGATCCGGTCTTCAAGGAAGTGTTTTATAGAGAGCTGCTGCCGGAGCTTCGTGCCCGTGGGAAATGCGTGCTGGTGATCTCACACGACGACCGATATTTCCATCTGGCAGACCGGGTGGTCCGCATGGAAGACGGTCAGGTGGTGGCGGTGGAAAAAGAGCCCGGAGCCGGTGCGCCGCACCGCGAGGCCGCCCCCGACCGGATCCAGACCTCACTGGCCGTGTGA
- the fhuF gene encoding siderophore-iron reductase FhuF produces MIPRLQPIFQGEWAPWGETLHLAPHWPASAVGLADWLSQPDALPDALRRYALRWGTGTRDLRAVASAWSMDYLWTLLPPVVAGATVLHHCFPVEATQIALSLDDLGSPKGFHITAEGLAMPGSSTVQRYSGLIDGHLRPLFSALHRHTRLAEKVLWSNAARYLGDILDEAQEHLPGPPPTVQADRDQLLGRGGRQPGDGHNDRLMRTPPAPWPTNPMPALPRRAACTEAGQIVPLHSHCCLYYLLPSQAYCGGCPLAPQHRGTVRTTASGA; encoded by the coding sequence ATGATTCCGCGACTTCAACCCATCTTTCAAGGCGAGTGGGCCCCGTGGGGCGAGACCCTGCATCTCGCGCCGCATTGGCCCGCCTCGGCGGTCGGCCTGGCCGACTGGCTGAGCCAGCCCGACGCCCTGCCCGATGCACTCCGCCGCTACGCGCTGCGCTGGGGCACCGGCACGCGAGACCTGCGTGCGGTGGCCTCGGCCTGGTCCATGGACTATCTCTGGACACTGCTGCCGCCCGTGGTGGCCGGGGCCACCGTGTTGCATCACTGCTTTCCGGTAGAAGCGACGCAGATCGCACTGAGCCTGGATGACCTGGGCTCCCCCAAAGGTTTCCACATCACGGCCGAGGGCCTGGCGATGCCAGGGAGCAGCACGGTGCAGCGCTACAGCGGTTTGATCGACGGCCATTTACGCCCGCTCTTTTCCGCCTTGCATCGCCACACGCGGCTGGCCGAGAAGGTGCTGTGGAGCAATGCGGCCCGTTACCTGGGCGACATCCTGGACGAAGCGCAGGAGCATCTGCCCGGTCCGCCTCCCACCGTTCAGGCCGACCGGGACCAATTGCTGGGCCGTGGGGGCCGGCAGCCCGGCGATGGGCACAACGACCGTCTGATGCGCACACCGCCCGCGCCCTGGCCCACCAACCCGATGCCCGCCCTGCCCCGCCGGGCCGCATGCACGGAGGCTGGCCAGATCGTGCCCCTGCACAGCCACTGCTGCCTGTATTACCTGCTGCCGTCCCAGGCGTATTGCGGCGGCTGCCCGTTGGCGCCGCAGCACCGGGGCACGGTCAGAACAACAGCTTCAGGCGCTTGA